One region of Vicinamibacteria bacterium genomic DNA includes:
- a CDS encoding DUF4097 family beta strand repeat-containing protein, translating into MSLKPMLTLGLSAVLAGPVFGADFHWQGKIAAGATVEIKGVNGGIEASAAPGSEVEVTAVKHARHSDPAEVEIKVVEHEGGVTICAVYPSPSSTPNECQPGSGGRMHTQNNDTSVDFTVKVPAGARFVARTVNGGIEAEALSGDAEAYTVNGGIKVQAGGHVHGETVNGGIKASLGRTNWTGALAFKTVNGGITLDLPPDAGVELNAETVNGDITSDFPLTVQGKLSKRRISATIGSGGRQLSVSTVNGGIQIRKGP; encoded by the coding sequence ATGAGCCTCAAGCCGATGTTGACCCTGGGCCTTTCCGCTGTCCTGGCCGGGCCCGTCTTCGGGGCGGATTTTCACTGGCAGGGCAAGATCGCCGCGGGGGCGACGGTCGAGATCAAGGGCGTCAACGGGGGTATCGAAGCCTCCGCCGCCCCTGGCAGCGAGGTCGAGGTGACGGCGGTCAAGCATGCGCGGCACAGCGACCCCGCCGAGGTCGAAATCAAGGTTGTAGAGCACGAGGGGGGCGTCACCATCTGCGCGGTGTACCCCAGCCCCAGTTCCACCCCCAACGAATGCCAGCCCGGATCCGGTGGGCGCATGCACACCCAGAACAACGACACGAGCGTGGATTTCACGGTCAAGGTCCCGGCGGGCGCGCGCTTCGTCGCCCGCACCGTGAACGGGGGCATCGAGGCCGAGGCTCTCTCCGGGGACGCCGAGGCCTACACCGTGAACGGTGGCATCAAGGTGCAGGCCGGCGGCCATGTCCACGGTGAGACCGTCAACGGCGGGATCAAGGCCTCCCTCGGTCGCACGAACTGGACGGGCGCCCTGGCCTTCAAGACCGTCAACGGAGGGATCACTCTCGACCTCCCACCCGACGCGGGAGTGGAGCTGAACGCGGAGACCGTGAACGGGGACATCACCTCCGATTTCCCCCTGACCGTCCAGGGCAAGCTCTCGAAGCGGCGGATCAGCGCCACTATCGGGAGCGGCGGCCGGCAGCTCTCGGTCTCCACGGTGAACGGCGGCATCCAGATCCGCAAGGGACCCTGA
- a CDS encoding zf-HC2 domain-containing protein: MNCAEAEDRLDDYVDGSLPEAEFQEMELHLAGCPPCREQDRRLRAVLAQAAALPKTLSPARDLWPGIAGRIEGQRRAPLRGWRPIGLAAAAAVAIALGATLFPRPGPPVAPAPPPGLPVAVSPGSDALPEVEADYARATTALLAALSERPSSLSSETLASVQKNLDVIDRALAEVREALRKDPDNGELTHMLVATHRKKLDVLRRVVRLSTQL, encoded by the coding sequence ATGAACTGCGCGGAGGCCGAGGACCGGCTCGACGACTACGTGGACGGCTCCCTGCCCGAGGCCGAGTTCCAGGAGATGGAGCTGCACCTCGCGGGCTGTCCTCCCTGCCGGGAGCAGGACAGGCGGCTGCGCGCGGTGCTGGCCCAGGCGGCGGCCCTCCCCAAGACGCTCTCCCCCGCCCGCGACCTCTGGCCGGGAATCGCGGGGAGGATCGAGGGACAAAGGCGCGCTCCCCTGCGCGGCTGGCGGCCGATCGGCCTGGCCGCGGCCGCGGCCGTGGCCATCGCCCTGGGGGCCACGCTTTTCCCGCGCCCGGGGCCCCCCGTCGCTCCGGCCCCGCCCCCCGGTCTGCCCGTGGCCGTCTCCCCGGGCAGCGACGCTCTCCCGGAGGTCGAGGCCGACTATGCGCGGGCCACCACCGCGCTCCTGGCCGCCTTGAGCGAGCGCCCGAGCTCCCTCTCCTCCGAGACCCTGGCCAGCGTGCAGAAGAACCTGGACGTGATCGACCGCGCCCTGGCTGAGGTACGGGAGGCGCTTCGGAAGGACCCCGACAACGGCGAGCTGACCCACATGCTGGTCGCCACGCATCGCAAGAAATTGGACGTGCTGCGACGGGTGGTCAGGCTCTCGACGCAGCTCTAA
- a CDS encoding sterol desaturase family protein — protein sequence MGPSLGGVVLGLLLLGAVLWPLERLFPAVRGQPLRRRGFLTDLAYWFFTPLVTRGVTRAGVMVAVVLLALLAGVPLDRAHIQAFVFSPTRLASGQPAVLQVLEVLLLGDLIGYWTHRLFHGRWLWPFHAVHHGSKELDWLSSVRLHPVNDLLSRVTAVIPLLLLGFSAGVLAGYVPFLTFYAILLHANVPWTFGPVRYLLASPAFHRWHHTCEEEGRDKNFAGLFPFLDLAFGTFYLPRGRQPERFGLDREEVPPGLLGQLAYPFRLRAGP from the coding sequence ATGGGGCCCTCGCTCGGCGGGGTCGTGCTCGGGCTGCTCCTGCTCGGCGCCGTGCTGTGGCCGCTGGAGCGCCTCTTCCCCGCGGTTCGGGGACAGCCCCTGCGGCGACGGGGCTTCCTCACGGACCTGGCCTATTGGTTCTTCACTCCCCTCGTGACCCGAGGGGTCACCCGGGCCGGAGTGATGGTGGCGGTGGTGCTCCTGGCTCTGCTGGCGGGGGTGCCCCTCGACCGGGCGCACATCCAGGCCTTCGTGTTTTCCCCCACCCGCCTGGCTTCCGGCCAGCCGGCCGTGCTCCAGGTGCTGGAAGTGCTGCTCCTGGGAGACTTGATCGGCTACTGGACTCATCGCCTCTTCCACGGCCGCTGGCTCTGGCCCTTCCATGCCGTCCACCATGGCTCCAAGGAGCTCGACTGGCTGTCCTCCGTGCGCCTCCACCCGGTGAACGACCTCTTGTCCCGGGTGACGGCGGTGATCCCCCTCCTGCTCCTCGGCTTCTCGGCCGGAGTCCTGGCCGGCTACGTGCCGTTCCTGACCTTCTACGCGATCTTGCTCCACGCGAACGTCCCCTGGACGTTCGGGCCCGTGCGCTACCTGCTCGCCAGCCCCGCTTTCCACCGCTGGCACCACACCTGCGAGGAAGAGGGGCGGGACAAGAACTTCGCGGGCCTCTTTCCCTTCCTCGACCTCGCTTTCGGCACGTTCTATCTGCCTAGGGGCCGGCAGCCGGAGCGGTTCGGCCTAGACCGGGAGGAGGTGCCCCCAGGCCTCCTCGGCCAGCTCGCTTACCCCTTCCGACTTAGAGCAGGCCCTTGA
- a CDS encoding protein kinase: MIGRTLSHYTILAEIGHGGMGAVYRAMDSRLGREVALKILAPGPKDDPERERRLRQEAQAAASLTHPAISVVYEIDQAEGYTFIAMELIRGEPLAALIGRGPLPPSRALELALEVAEGLAEAHARGIVHRDLKPSNVMVTESGRVKIIDFGLAKLTSGGDALDSGAVTPPRGQTDPGRIIGTAAYMSPEQVRGGKVDPRSDIFSFGVLLHEMLTGVRAFQRETGVESLSAVLRDPPPRLSGLDLGEAQPEMDRILGKCLAKDREDRYQGARDLAVDLRALQRRLAAGPAAPPPSPAHPPRQGLGVVIVDDEEPARAILREYLAAQAGVEILAECRNGFEAVKAVAELQPDLVFLDIQMPKLDGFEVLELIGREVAVIFVTAFDEHAVRAFEVNAVDYLLKPVSADRFTAALDRARQRVLASRPTPVAEVLAAVQPPDRARERILVRQGPKVHVIPVERLDYAEAQDDYVCLHTEGKALLKQQTLGELEMSLDSARFVRIHRSFLVNVERLAKIESDSKEARTAVLQDGTRLPVSRTGFSRLKGLL; encoded by the coding sequence ATGATCGGCCGCACCCTGTCCCATTACACGATCCTGGCCGAGATCGGCCACGGCGGCATGGGCGCGGTCTACCGCGCGATGGACAGCCGCCTCGGCCGCGAGGTGGCCCTCAAGATCCTGGCCCCCGGCCCAAAGGACGATCCCGAGCGCGAGCGCCGCTTGCGCCAGGAGGCCCAGGCCGCGGCCTCCCTCACCCACCCGGCCATCTCGGTGGTCTACGAGATCGACCAGGCGGAGGGCTACACCTTCATCGCCATGGAGCTGATCCGCGGGGAGCCGCTCGCCGCCCTCATTGGACGCGGGCCCCTCCCGCCCTCCCGCGCCCTCGAGCTCGCGCTCGAGGTGGCGGAGGGACTCGCGGAGGCCCACGCCCGGGGAATCGTCCACCGCGACCTCAAGCCCTCCAACGTGATGGTGACGGAGTCGGGCCGGGTCAAGATCATCGACTTCGGCCTGGCCAAACTGACCTCGGGCGGCGACGCCCTCGACAGCGGGGCGGTGACCCCGCCCCGGGGCCAGACCGACCCCGGCCGCATCATCGGGACCGCCGCCTACATGTCTCCCGAGCAGGTCCGGGGCGGGAAGGTGGATCCCCGGAGCGACATCTTCAGCTTTGGCGTGCTCCTCCACGAAATGCTGACCGGGGTGCGCGCCTTCCAGCGGGAGACGGGTGTCGAGAGCCTGAGCGCGGTGCTCCGGGATCCCCCGCCCCGGCTCTCCGGCCTCGACCTCGGCGAGGCCCAGCCCGAGATGGACCGCATCCTGGGCAAGTGCCTGGCCAAGGACCGGGAAGATCGCTACCAGGGAGCGCGCGACCTGGCCGTCGACCTGCGCGCCCTACAACGGCGGCTGGCCGCGGGGCCGGCCGCACCCCCGCCCTCCCCCGCCCACCCTCCCCGCCAGGGCCTGGGGGTCGTGATCGTGGACGACGAGGAACCTGCGCGCGCGATCCTCCGCGAGTACCTGGCCGCACAGGCCGGGGTCGAGATCCTGGCCGAGTGCCGGAACGGGTTCGAGGCCGTCAAGGCGGTGGCCGAGCTCCAGCCGGACCTCGTCTTCCTGGACATCCAGATGCCGAAGCTGGACGGTTTCGAGGTCTTGGAGCTGATCGGCCGGGAGGTGGCGGTCATCTTCGTCACTGCCTTCGACGAGCACGCGGTGCGGGCCTTCGAGGTCAACGCGGTCGACTACCTGCTGAAGCCCGTGAGCGCGGATCGCTTCACGGCCGCCCTCGATCGCGCGCGCCAGCGGGTGCTGGCCTCCCGGCCGACCCCGGTCGCGGAGGTCCTGGCCGCCGTCCAGCCCCCCGACCGCGCGCGGGAGCGGATCCTGGTCCGGCAGGGACCCAAGGTGCACGTGATCCCGGTGGAGAGGCTGGACTACGCCGAGGCCCAGGACGATTACGTCTGCCTGCACACGGAGGGGAAAGCGCTCCTGAAACAGCAGACCCTGGGCGAACTGGAAATGAGCCTGGACTCCGCTCGCTTCGTCCGGATCCACCGGTCGTTTCTCGTGAACGTGGAGCGCCTGGCCAAGATCGAGAGCGACAGCAAGGAAGCTCGGACGGCGGTGCTCCAGGACGGCACGCGGCTGCCGGTGAGCCGCACCGGCTTCTCCCGGCTCAAGGGCCTGCTCTAA
- a CDS encoding DUF4097 family beta strand repeat-containing protein — protein MRTHILALSLTLAAGAAVAQTSMDQRRPAAPDGLVEIENSAGSIRVIGWNRNEVAVSGTLGRRASGLEFSGDPHRTRIEVQAEGNPHAVHADLEVHVPAGSRLEIDSYAASITITDVTGAVKAETVNGSISMTGGSKEVNLQTVNGSVEVTSPANRVHAESVNGAVTVRDASGEVDASTVNGRLVVVGGTFQRARLETVSGSLRFEGDLAKKATLDAETVSGSVEVVLPAGVAADFSVSTFSGDIENELGPAAQKSSRYTSEKSLSFSTGAGGAKVSVQTLSGSIRLRKR, from the coding sequence ATGAGAACCCACATCCTTGCCCTTTCCCTCACCCTGGCCGCGGGAGCGGCCGTCGCCCAGACCTCCATGGACCAGCGGCGTCCGGCCGCTCCCGACGGTCTGGTGGAGATCGAGAACTCCGCCGGCTCCATTCGGGTCATCGGCTGGAACCGCAACGAGGTCGCGGTCTCGGGCACCCTGGGCCGGCGGGCCAGTGGCCTCGAGTTCTCGGGCGACCCCCACCGCACCCGCATCGAAGTCCAGGCGGAGGGGAACCCCCACGCCGTGCACGCCGACCTCGAGGTCCATGTCCCCGCGGGCAGCCGTCTGGAGATCGACTCTTACGCGGCCAGCATCACCATCACCGACGTAACGGGGGCGGTGAAGGCGGAGACCGTGAACGGCAGCATCTCCATGACGGGGGGATCGAAGGAGGTGAACCTCCAGACCGTGAACGGGAGCGTGGAGGTGACGAGCCCGGCCAACCGCGTCCACGCGGAGTCGGTGAATGGCGCGGTCACGGTGCGGGACGCGAGCGGGGAGGTGGACGCCTCCACCGTGAACGGCCGCCTGGTGGTGGTGGGGGGCACCTTCCAGCGCGCGCGCCTGGAGACGGTCTCCGGGAGCCTGCGCTTCGAGGGCGACCTCGCCAAGAAGGCCACCCTGGACGCGGAGACGGTGAGCGGCAGCGTGGAAGTGGTCCTGCCCGCGGGGGTCGCCGCCGACTTTTCGGTCTCCACCTTCAGCGGCGACATCGAGAACGAGCTGGGGCCTGCGGCCCAGAAGAGCAGCCGCTACACGAGCGAGAAGAGCCTGAGCTTCAGCACGGGGGCGGGCGGGGCGAAGGTGTCCGTGCAGACCCTGAGTGGTTCGATTCGGCTCCGCAAGCGCTAA
- a CDS encoding DUF5668 domain-containing protein, with the protein MGRDREGGAGFGEGTRISPRLVIGFSVMAVGLLLTLDNLGLVNAGQFWRFWPLVLVAVGLARMVQSRQECGRPAGVGLMVLGVFLLLATFGLLSHRLIFPLLLLAVGASMAWRALAPPRVERAAAADALKDKIRSSIEQSVHSSIQDSLRSSVGELHSAIPGDDFPSRLSAFVIMGGVKRGSNAQDFQGGDAFALMGGCEIDLREASMKEGAVMFDLFVFMGGVEIRVPDDWAVDNRGLALLGGFEDKTRRPLEAKKRLVLTGLAIMGGVEVKN; encoded by the coding sequence ATGGGACGCGACCGGGAGGGAGGAGCCGGGTTCGGAGAGGGTACCCGCATCTCTCCCCGCCTGGTCATCGGCTTCTCGGTCATGGCGGTCGGGCTCCTGCTGACCCTCGATAACCTGGGCCTCGTGAACGCGGGGCAGTTCTGGCGCTTCTGGCCGCTGGTCCTGGTCGCGGTCGGTCTGGCCCGGATGGTCCAGTCGCGGCAGGAGTGCGGGCGGCCGGCGGGGGTGGGCCTGATGGTTTTGGGGGTCTTTTTGCTCCTGGCGACCTTCGGGCTTCTCAGCCACCGGCTGATCTTCCCGCTGCTCCTCCTGGCGGTGGGGGCCAGCATGGCCTGGAGGGCGCTGGCTCCGCCGCGGGTCGAGCGAGCGGCGGCCGCGGATGCCCTCAAGGACAAGATCCGCTCCTCCATCGAGCAGAGCGTCCACTCCTCGATCCAGGACAGCCTTCGTTCCTCCGTCGGTGAGCTTCACTCCGCGATCCCGGGGGACGACTTCCCCTCGCGCCTCAGCGCCTTCGTGATCATGGGCGGGGTCAAGCGGGGCAGCAATGCCCAGGACTTCCAGGGGGGCGACGCCTTCGCCCTCATGGGGGGCTGCGAGATCGATCTGCGCGAGGCTTCGATGAAGGAGGGAGCGGTCATGTTCGACCTCTTCGTCTTCATGGGCGGCGTCGAGATCCGGGTCCCCGACGACTGGGCCGTGGACAACCGCGGTCTCGCCCTCCTCGGCGGCTTCGAGGACAAGACCCGCCGTCCGCTCGAGGCCAAGAAGCGCTTGGTCCTGACCGGTCTCGCGATCATGGGGGGCGTCGAGGTCAAGAACTAG
- a CDS encoding RNA polymerase sigma factor codes for MRLLARSGGAGVASGGGFIRVGAEEDRQADERRLVRQAQAGDLSAFEGLYRANERRVYALCFRMSSDPSLAEELTQEVFVRAWQKLGSFRGESAFSSWLYPLAVNVALSERRSRRRRTSRVMITDDLTPFDVPRPGKRPGPEAGFDLERAMAGLPPGARAVFVLHDVEGYRHQEIAALLGLAEGTSKAQLHRARKLLREALGE; via the coding sequence GTGAGACTTCTGGCCCGTTCTGGAGGAGCCGGCGTCGCCAGCGGGGGAGGCTTTATCCGGGTCGGGGCGGAGGAGGACCGGCAAGCCGACGAGCGGCGCCTCGTGCGCCAGGCCCAAGCCGGGGACCTCTCCGCCTTCGAGGGGCTCTACCGGGCGAACGAGCGCCGAGTGTACGCTCTGTGCTTCCGGATGTCGTCGGATCCCTCGCTGGCGGAGGAGCTCACCCAGGAGGTGTTCGTGCGCGCGTGGCAGAAGCTGGGCTCGTTCCGGGGAGAGAGCGCGTTCTCGTCCTGGCTCTACCCCCTGGCCGTGAACGTGGCCCTATCGGAACGGCGCTCCCGCCGCAGGCGGACATCACGCGTGATGATCACGGACGACCTCACGCCCTTCGACGTGCCCCGTCCGGGGAAGCGGCCGGGACCCGAGGCCGGCTTCGACCTCGAGAGGGCCATGGCCGGGCTGCCCCCGGGGGCGCGGGCAGTCTTCGTGCTCCATGACGTGGAGGGTTACCGCCACCAGGAGATCGCCGCCCTCCTGGGCCTGGCGGAGGGAACGTCCAAGGCCCAGCTCCACCGGGCCCGTAAGCTCTTGCGAGAGGCGCTCGGAGAATGA
- a CDS encoding histidine kinase encodes MHPLLAERQRLLAYITVWELLAVLLAGLLALTGNFSWTEALALALPLSFFYGFACLGAFWVCQSAPLGKTLLARLAGAQAAAALLSACLLLLAARAWGGLLDWTGLFSEKLTARAAAAGPLLLGMGIVLYLLVAALHYLLAAFEESRRAEAQALEFQILSRDAELRALRAQIHPHFLFNSLNSISALTGTNPEGARRMCVLLADFLRTSLTLGAKDRIPLSEEVGLAEGLLAIERVRFGPRLACVRQVDEDALPCLVPPLLLQPLVENAVTHGLAQLIDGGTVTIEARRRGGRLELAVENPRDPEAPRRKGTGLGLDNVRRRLAALYGNEGGLDVRDDGKIFRVEVSLPARLTAAP; translated from the coding sequence ATGCACCCGCTTCTGGCGGAGAGGCAGCGGCTGCTCGCCTACATCACCGTCTGGGAGCTTCTGGCGGTGCTGCTGGCGGGGCTTCTGGCCCTGACCGGAAACTTCTCCTGGACGGAAGCCCTCGCCCTCGCGCTGCCCCTATCGTTCTTCTACGGCTTCGCCTGCCTGGGGGCCTTCTGGGTCTGCCAGTCGGCGCCCCTGGGGAAAACCCTCCTCGCCCGCCTGGCCGGCGCCCAGGCCGCGGCGGCCTTGCTCTCCGCGTGCCTGCTGCTCCTGGCCGCGCGGGCCTGGGGGGGGCTGCTCGACTGGACCGGACTGTTCTCCGAGAAACTCACGGCCCGCGCCGCCGCCGCCGGACCATTGCTCCTCGGGATGGGCATCGTCCTCTACCTGCTCGTGGCCGCGCTCCACTACCTGCTCGCGGCCTTCGAGGAGTCTAGGCGCGCGGAGGCCCAGGCCCTGGAGTTCCAGATCCTCTCGCGGGACGCCGAGCTTCGGGCCCTGCGCGCGCAGATCCACCCCCATTTCCTCTTCAACAGCCTCAACTCCATCAGCGCCTTGACCGGCACCAACCCCGAGGGGGCCCGGCGGATGTGCGTGCTTCTCGCGGACTTCCTGAGGACGAGCCTCACCCTGGGGGCGAAGGATCGCATCCCGCTCTCCGAGGAGGTGGGGCTGGCCGAGGGCCTGCTCGCCATCGAGCGGGTGCGCTTCGGTCCCCGCCTGGCCTGCGTGCGGCAGGTGGACGAGGACGCCTTGCCGTGCCTGGTGCCCCCCCTCCTCCTGCAGCCGCTGGTGGAGAACGCGGTCACCCATGGCTTGGCCCAGCTCATCGACGGGGGGACGGTGACCATCGAAGCCCGCCGCCGCGGCGGCCGGCTGGAGCTCGCCGTCGAGAACCCGCGGGACCCGGAGGCGCCGCGGCGCAAGGGGACGGGGCTCGGTCTCGACAACGTCCGGCGACGCTTGGCCGCCCTCTACGGGAACGAAGGGGGGCTGGACGTGCGCGATGACGGGAAGATCTTCCGGGTGGAGGTGAGCCTTCCCGCCCGCCTCACCGCGGCTCCCTGA